In Citrus sinensis cultivar Valencia sweet orange chromosome 3, DVS_A1.0, whole genome shotgun sequence, the sequence tctatatatatttttccaaTAAAGCAGGTGTGTAGACAGCATATTCTTTGGTTTAGGGTTTATTCAATAATACTatgaaatcaattttaaataataataaatatataaatttaaaagatttatcaGACTTCGATATatctttacaaattttattgagtttGTGGAccattaaaagttaaattaatgttaatatttatgGGCTATATTCAAGTTTGGAAAGCccaattctttaaatttgtatttcaaaatttcgGATGTGAGGAAAGTGTAAATATATTGGGGGCCGGAGTGTAGTTTATTGGGGACCTGAATGAAAACTTAACTAaacttaaatgattttttttcatcactTGAGTCCCCTCAGGCCGCAATTTGAATCCGCCCCTGCAATTATCAATAGCCACTAGCCCAGTATAccaatattcaattaaatagacttaaaaatctattttcttcatttattaaaaaattaatttaatttgtcttctCAACTTATGTTCATAAATTTacataatcaaatttaatctACAAATTATCCTAAATCCTAACTCGTGAACTTTTAATCAATCcaatcattaaatttgatttcatcAATCCCAATCAAAACTAATTAGCAGTCTCACAACCATTACTGCCACTGCAGCTTCGGCCAAACTCATCGAGAGTTGCAACCACCACAAGACTCCTCAATGGCTGGTCTTCAGTAGATGGTTGAAGAATTTTGAGATGGAGGATATCAGTGATGAAGGATTTGAACAAAAAGCTTGATGGGTTttgattcttttaattttattttattaattatgatgtaaagtaaaaaaaaaaacccttaaATTTAAGGGTGAAATGGTTACTTTActcaaaactttaaatattctaataGTTTTTATGTTTTGGTTGATGATTGAttcaattacaaataaattcaaacttttgtgGTATCTTGCTAATAGGTAAGTTCGATGGGAAGAAAAGCATCTACACCGCGCATGGTCTACTGAGGGAAGCAGCACTAGCTGAGTGGAAGCATAGTGGACCCTACCAGCGGAAGCAATGGTGAATAATTACCAATAAATAAGTGATAAGTGTGTGATGTCACAtatattgtgttgtaaagtaAATTCCTTAGATATAAGGATGTACTATGTAATGtaatgtaaaataatgataaattataaagtagATTTCTTTGGAATAAgatgtaataatgtaaatagtaaaaagaaattctcTTGATGCCTATAAAAGGAACTCCCTAATAGTGCGTTCGATCATCGAAGTCTTGAGTTGTAATAAGAGTGCTTGGGTGGAATCTTCTATTCTCTTTCTCTTATAATAAAATCAGcctttgtcttttcttttcttgtgtgtgtgtatatatatatatatatatatatatatatatattacaaggAATTGGTTTGAAAATTTGGAGAGGCTCTGGTAACATGTTTCATATATAGTTTGATCTCGAAACCTTAGCGTAAGGTTGAATCAATATTgtattaattagtaaataagcgatttttttttattgaaatccTAGTTTATTAGtgttttagaataataataggcTAAGGGGAAATGACTAGTTTATTAGTACAAAACTGGCTATTCCCATTTCCCAACGCCAGAAGCAgaagaatgaaataaaataatcaggAAATGACAAGTCAGGGCCACGTTTGGAACCCAGGTGAAATGGGAAGAAGTCATTCAATTCAACCGAGAGAAGAGCGCAAAGTATTTTTCAtcgttaaataattaaattttctttttaaatggaaagataaagaatttaatgatttgttaaaaaaataataattgatgaaCTGGTTAgacaatataataattatagtcCTCTAATAttaagattattaaatatagaatttatataaaagtaTCTTTATTGTAGgataattattacttttcaaactgtatgtaattttaaaaaattattaattcaagtattattatgaaaaattgaaaatattaaaaaatgaagctTTTCAATGATACGAGACATAAGGTGGCTGACTAGTTTGTGAATACTTAAAGACAGTCCTATTTCCTAATTGGattaaattctattaattatattaaatcctattaattataaataaaattaaccaaaaaaaagtattaaatATGTCAGTTGTGCAAAACTAACACTATTAAGAAGAAGATAATTGATGACTTCAGAAGCTGAAATGTTCGCAGGGAGAAGACAAAGTCAACTTATTGTTAGCCATTTAAACTACAAGTTTCATGTATATAGGAAACTATCCGtctttaaaatgattttctttttctttttttcttttttttgctaatcattcataatttaaataattcaaaatgatttatatcgtttatttgaattatccACATTTATCATGGATAAAATCTATCAAATTGAGccaacaaaattgaaaagcaaAGATGTACTAATGAGATATTTTACAAACTATATGATGTAGAGAACATTTACCGTatgtataatataaataggAATAATGTTGTACAAATGCAAACGCAGTCACAAATAACCGCTAATTTTCAGCGCTAATAAAAAATCCTTTTAAGCATAGCAAAGGCGTTATTATCTCGGTTAagtcacaaaatttaaatttaggagTAATATCTCCCATGTCCCACAGCAGGTCAAACAAGGCACCCTCGTCAACCGCACCATCAAAAGGTTTTTTTAATGCTAAGTAATCACGAGCCATTCTTGCGAGGGTCGGATAGAATGGAGCATTGCCACGCCACCAAGCTAGtttgtcaaactttttgaCCGCTGGTACTTTAAGCTCTTTCATATACAGATCAAGTTCTGATTTTGGTGATGAAGTGGCGTCTAGCATTTCATATGACTTTGAATTGCTGGAGTCCGTTGCTGCATATGCATCATAAACGTCTCTAAAATCTTTATTCACTTTCTCAATGTATCTATCAGCATCCCTGCCATAAATCTCTTTGTAACGAAGTTGCAGACCATCCATTTTGAGCCGTGGGTCAAGAATTACTGCAATAACTCTAACCGAATAATTTTTGCTAAAAAATAGATCAATAGCTCCCTTCATCACTTTTTGGCATAAAAGACAATCTTCAATTGTGTGGTTGCATCGATCCTTTAATATCTTATGCACGTACGGAAGATCTACAATTATTGGAATATCACGTCTCTCCCACGAGATGCTGATACTAACATCCTCCAAGAGTTTCAAATGCTCGTACGTGGCAGTTACCTCATCCCATTTTTgtttacttaaattaattGACCTAAACTCGGAATCGAATTGCTCCAGCGCTGAAAATACTTCTTTCACGTCCACTGCAGACTGAAAATACCCGAAACCCCAGACAGGAGGACCATAATCGAGCATGGAAATCGCTAATCTTACGGCACCGTCCAACTGAATTAGTTTATCTGATGTTGACTTGTTTTGCACATAAGCAGCACACTCCTTTATGGACCGTATCCCATCCCCCACGTAATCTTCGGATTTCAATACGCTACCAACATAATCCCTTAAATAATACGTACTAAGTAGGCACCCGGCAAAAGGAAGTGAACGTCGATGACTAAACCAACTTTCCATCTTTCCAATTTCGTTATACAGACCGTCTGCTGTATCAATTTCAAGAGAAAGAACTAGAGAGCATATATTCATGTCGATCTTCCAATCCATACATGATTGTTTCACAGCTTCTGTGAAATTCTTGATATGATCACGAGGACAGTGCCAAAAACTAATAATCTTGCTCTGCCGTTCCCAACTAATAATCTTGCTCTGCCGTTCCCAACTATCATCAATATAGTTTACTACCAAGAGACATCCATCATCCATATCATCCATACCTCTGTTGCGGCAAACAAGTTGTATGATCACGAGGACAGTGTAAACAATCTTGATCTACAATTATTGGAATTTCACCTTTCCACAAGAAGAAGTCGGCACCAACATCAttcaataatttcaaatgCTCGAACGTGGCAGTTACCTCATCCCATTTTTgtttacttaaattaattGACCTAAACTCGGAATCGCATTGCTCCAGCGCTGAAAATACTTCTTTCACGTCCACTGCATACcgaaaataccaaaaaaaaccCCAGACAGAAGGACCACGTTTGAGACAGGGAATCGCTTGTTTTACGGCACTGTCCAACTGAATTAGTTTATCTGATGTTGACTGGTTATGCACATAAGCAGCACACTCCTTTAAGGACCGTATCCCATCCCCCACGTAATCTTCGGATTTCAATACGGAATTAACATAATCCCATAAATAATACGTATTAAGTAGGCACCCGGCAAAAGGAAGTGAACGTCGTTGACTGAACAAACTTTCCATCTTTCCAATTTCGTTATCCAGACCGTCTGCTGTATGAATTCtaagagaaagaaatagaGAGCATATATTCGTGTCGATCTTCCAATCCATACATGATTGTTTCACAGCTTCTGTCAAATTCTCGAGATCATCACGATGTAGCCAAAAACTAATAATCTTGCTCTGCCGTTCCCAACTATCATCAATATAGTTTACTTCCAAGACACATCCTGTGTAGCGGCAAACAAGTTGTAAAGTGAAACGACAAGAGAGGTTATTAAGAAATTGGCAAAgtttttccttctcttcttgGTAGAGTTGGAGTATTTCATCCTTCCTCGATTTTAACACCCATGGATCCAAATCCTGCCAATCCGGCCAATCCTCGCATTCCTCATCACGAGCATCTCCTTCTGTACCGGAGAAGTGTTTGATCAGACCGCGaacagatttttctttaattagaCTGGCTAactcttttgttttgattgatgGGGATAGTGATTGATGTTGATCATCCCTATCACGACCATCAGATCCACTTTTTCTCTTAAGGTTAGCAGGGCATCTCTGTAAATGATTGTTGAGATGTGTGGTTCCTTTCTTGCTTGAACCGTCAAACGTCTTCTTACAATGTTTGCATTCGGCCTTCAGTTTTCCATCTGCGTCTGGGTACTTTATCATCTCATTCCAAACCGGTGAaggctttttccttttcttaatagctgatgatgatgagcttCCTACATTCGGATCTCCCTACATAGTTAACAATTCTCAAATAAGATAAGGATTCATTGcattaagtttaattaatcaattaagtttaccaatttaattatctGATACACGGACGTACAGAggtaaaacaaaacatatcaATTAATCTGCACTTGAGATTTTAATTAGTGATTTGTCAAAGATACATACAACTAATTGGATAATT encodes:
- the LOC127901217 gene encoding uncharacterized protein LOC127901217, which encodes MEGDPNVGSSSSSAIKKRKKPSPVWNEMIKYPDADGKLKAECKHCKKTFDGSSKKGTTHLNNHLQRCPANLKRKSGSDGRDRDDQHQSLSPSIKTKELASLIKEKSVRGLIKHFSGTEGDARDEECEDWPDWQDLDPWVLKSRKDEILQLYQEEKEKLCQFLNNLSCRFTLQLVCRYTGCVLEVNYIDDSWERQSKIISFWLHRDDLENLTEAVKQSCMDWKIDTNICSLFLSLRIHTADGLDNEIGKMESLFSQRRSLPFAGCLLNTYYLWDYVNSVLKSEDYVGDGIRSLKECAAYVHNQSTSDKLIQLDSAVKQAIPCLKRGPSVWGFFWYFRYAVDVKEVFSALEQCDSEFRSINLSKQKWDEVTATFEHLKLLNDVGADFFLWKGEIPIIVDQDCLHCPRDHTTCLPQQRYG
- the LOC127900812 gene encoding zinc finger BED domain-containing protein RICESLEEPER 3-like, giving the protein MDDGCLLVVNYIDDSWERQSKIISWERQSKIISFWHCPRDHIKNFTEAVKQSCMDWKIDMNICSLVLSLEIDTADGLYNEIGKMESWFSHRRSLPFAGCLLSTYYLRDYVGSVLKSEDYVGDGIRSIKECAAYVQNKSTSDKLIQLDGAVRLAISMLDYGPPVWGFGYFQSAVDVKEVFSALEQFDSEFRSINLSKQKWDEVTATYEHLKLLEDVSISISWERRDIPIIVDLPYVHKILKDRCNHTIEDCLLCQKVMKGAIDLFFSKNYSVRVIAVILDPRLKMDGLQLRYKEIYGRDADRYIEKVNKDFRDVYDAYAATDSSNSKSYEMLDATSSPKSELDLYMKELKVPAVKKFDKLAWWRGNAPFYPTLARMARDYLALKKPFDGAVDEGALFDLLWDMGDITPKFKFCDLTEIITPLLCLKGFFISAEN